The stretch of DNA accgccgccaccgccggtgactcccccccgtcgcccaccCCCGAAGCCCCGGCCACGACGTCCTCCACAGCccaccgcgcgtccccgagcCACCCGggcttcaccccgtgctcctTTTCCAGCGCGggcacctccgcgagcatcgTGGGGACGTCTTGAGCGGACGGAGGGCGTTTAAGCGATCGCTCGAAACGCTTTGAAAGCAaccacgcgggcgcgagcctgTTGACCCGCCTCACCCCGCCCTCCCTGCCGTCGCCCAGGGTGCACCACTTGCAGGTCACCGCCTCTCGCAGCGGGACGAACGacgagacgacggcggcgtccgcgccggcgttgtTAGCCGCGTCTccgtccttctccgccgtgTTTGAACGTCCTCTCTCGACGGCGTACCTGAAGTTTGGCCCGAGATCGGCGAAGAAGTTGGCGACGGTGGCTCGACACTCGCCGTAGAAGAaggacgcgccggcgtcgcggcagGCGTCGTTGAtcctctccgcgacggcgagcgagcATCCGGTgacgagcaccgcgtcgcatcccttcaccgccgccgcgtcgatccccGACAGATCGCTCGGTCCCGGGAGGATCGAGATCTCGCCGAAGGGGTTCATCTCGcgcagcgtcgcggcggtggcgttggcgacggtgagggcgtccgcgtcggcggttccCGCAGCGTCCGCgagccccgacgccgcgaggaagtTTCCGGGCGCGGCATCCACCGccggggcgccgtcgtcgtaaaggacgagggcgccgacgcccgcgagcgcgacgttcttgcacgcctcggcggcgaggccggtaagacccgcgacgaggatgcgCGATGCGCCGAGCCTACGCTGCGCCTCGACCCCCCAAACGCGCAACTGGCGGTCGTACACCGCGGCCTGTTCTTCGGAGAGGCCGCCtggaccggcggcggtgggatcCGCAGCCATCGtgcgggcgatcgcgcgcctaGTTCTTTGAGGGTGCTCGATCAGATCGACGGTTGACAACTTGATTTCTGCGACGAAGCGTGCCGACAAAAATCCGCCCCGCCCGGCACACGAGGCCGGCGCTCACGTGCGTGTCCAGAAGGCCCCTGTAAGAGAGGCGCGTGTTGAAGCTTTGCTATCTTTGCGAACTCATGGCCGTGATTGCGGGTTTGGTGATGTTCTTCAGTGCTTACTTGCTTCGATTCGATGCTACCTCAACCTTTGGCATCATCGGCGCATTCCTCGCCAACTGCCATGCGCGCGggcttggcctcctccttctcgatgTTATCCTCACTCACGGGCACAGTCGCCGCGCCAACCTCTTCCTGGTGAGCGTTGAAAGCGCCGACGATGTGTTTCCACAAGCCGGGCGAGTGGTAGTCCGCGAGGTTCATCGCCACGTCCGACGCAATCTCAAACGTACCCGAGGGAGGCTCCAAAGCCACGTCGACTCCATTGAAAGAGGTTCCGTGCCACGCTGGACCCCCCATGGACCCAGGAGCTGTGGGTAAGCACATCACCGCCGAGTGGAGAATGCCATcctctccgccgtcgtcgcactCGATCACTTTGCGAAAGGCGTTCGACATGAGGTAGGTCTGATCCAGGTGCCGATACGGGCCCCGGACCGGGTCATCGACCCTTTCCAGAACCCCACAGGACATGGCTCGTTCGCTCACCTCCATCcacgcacgcgacgccgcgtctccGAATCCCGCCTCTTTTCGCGCCaactcgtccagcgcggagGCTCGCAGCATCGAGTACCCGAGGGCAATCTTCATCAACTTCGCGATTCCCGCTTTGTCGCCGGGCTCCCGGAACATCAACCACTTCGCCTTgatggacgacgccaccCCCAAGATCCCGTACGCTTCCATGCTCGTGAAATGAAACGGATGGAAACCGTCGCCCTGGAGCCTCTCGTGCTCAGCCTTGGACACGTGATCGGGCCTGCGCGAGTGCGTCCACCTCGGACGCGCTTCTTCCCCCTCGATCAGTTTCGCCATCTCACCTCGATCCACCTCGAAGGGTCTCGTGCGACACCGCAGCTTGCCCCGCAGcgcatcgacgg from Micromonas commoda chromosome 3, complete sequence encodes:
- a CDS encoding predicted protein, whose product is MAADPTAAGPGGLSEEQAAVYDRQLRVWGVEAQRRLGASRILVAGLTGLAAEACKNVALAGVGALVLYDDGAPAVDAAPGNFLAASGLADAAGTADADALTVANATAATLREMNPFGEISILPGPSDLSGIDAAAVKGCDAVLVTGCSLAVAERINDACRDAGASFFYGECRATVANFFADLGPNFRYAVERGRSNTAEKDGDAANNAGADAAVVSSFVPLREAVTCKWCTLGDGREGGVRRVNRLAPAWLLSKRFERSLKRPPSAQDVPTMLAEVPALEKEHGVKPGWLGDARWAVEDVVAGASGVGDGGESPAVAAVVGGILAQEVLRSVTGKGEPVRNSFFFGVRNGQGTVENMGCPT